A single window of Desulfuromonas sp. TF DNA harbors:
- a CDS encoding cobyric acid synthase, with amino-acid sequence MGKLYVVGIGPGGAEHMTPAACTAIGKAQTVVGYKTYLDLIPGLLDGKEVRSSGMMKEVERCRAALAEAAAGKTVALVSSGDAGIYGMAGLALELGEESCVDIEIVPGVSAVQAAAARLGAPLMHDFAVVSLSDLLTPWPLIRRRLTAAASADFVVALYNPRSKGRTTQIGEARETLLRHRSPATPVGIVRNACRDGEEVTVTDLGALLDHSIDMLSIVIVGNSQSRLDAAGRIVTPRGYAVQGRGTRDEGRGNQGKDVLVSPPASRVPDAARALFVGGTGSDVGKSVLAAGLCRILKRRGFSVAPFKAQNMALNSAVTPEGGEIGRAQALQAAACGLTPHTDMNPVLLKPNSDTGSQVILRGRPVGNMTVSEYHAFKPEAFRTVEESFRRLAAAYDVVVMEGAGSIAEINLKAHDITNLRAAALAAAPVLLVADIDRGGVFAAIVGTLELLEPAERERIAGVVINKFRGDPDLLRPGIEAVEARTGVPVLGVVPWLDLRLPEEDSVPLSRKGTGSRKNAVLIGVVRLPRISNYTDFDPLEQDPGAELIYLDDPGQVAGCDLLILPGTKSTLSDMEFLRARGFFAAIREHHEAGGCVVGICGGYQMLGGRVADPLGVESSPSEAEGLGLLDIATVMTPDKQTHQAEGIPLPAAGETPLGGLEKVAGYEIHMGETVLGPAARPLLRLTIRSGNRVDLEDGAVSPDGRIWGTYLHGLFDDPSVRRALVDDLRRRRGLPPAPPASASTLEEELDRLADH; translated from the coding sequence ATGGGAAAACTCTACGTCGTCGGCATCGGGCCCGGCGGCGCCGAACATATGACCCCCGCCGCCTGCACCGCCATCGGAAAGGCGCAGACGGTGGTGGGCTACAAGACCTATCTCGACCTTATCCCGGGGCTGCTGGACGGCAAGGAAGTCCGCTCCTCGGGGATGATGAAGGAAGTCGAGCGCTGCCGAGCGGCACTGGCCGAAGCCGCCGCCGGTAAGACGGTGGCCCTCGTCTCCTCGGGGGATGCCGGGATCTACGGCATGGCGGGGTTGGCTCTGGAATTGGGGGAGGAGTCCTGCGTCGACATCGAGATCGTCCCCGGGGTGTCGGCGGTGCAGGCGGCCGCCGCCCGCCTGGGGGCGCCCCTGATGCACGACTTCGCCGTCGTCTCTCTCTCAGACCTGCTGACCCCCTGGCCGTTGATCCGCCGTCGCCTCACCGCCGCCGCCTCCGCGGATTTCGTGGTCGCCCTCTACAACCCCAGAAGCAAGGGGCGCACGACGCAGATCGGCGAGGCTCGGGAGACCCTTTTGCGGCACCGCTCCCCGGCAACCCCGGTGGGCATAGTGCGCAACGCCTGCCGCGATGGGGAGGAGGTGACGGTGACGGACCTCGGCGCCCTGCTCGATCACTCCATCGACATGCTCAGCATCGTCATCGTCGGCAACTCGCAGTCGCGGCTCGACGCGGCGGGGCGGATCGTTACTCCGCGCGGATATGCGGTTCAGGGACGAGGGACGCGGGACGAGGGACGCGGAAATCAGGGCAAGGACGTTCTCGTTTCGCCTCCGGCGTCCCGCGTCCCGGACGCGGCGAGAGCCCTCTTCGTTGGCGGGACGGGGAGCGATGTCGGTAAAAGTGTCCTGGCGGCGGGACTGTGCCGCATTCTGAAACGCCGCGGCTTTTCCGTCGCCCCCTTCAAAGCCCAGAACATGGCCCTCAACTCCGCCGTAACGCCCGAAGGCGGGGAGATCGGCCGGGCCCAGGCCCTGCAGGCGGCGGCCTGCGGGCTGACGCCCCACACCGACATGAATCCCGTACTGCTCAAGCCCAATTCCGACACCGGCAGCCAGGTGATCCTCCGGGGACGCCCGGTGGGTAACATGACCGTGTCCGAATACCATGCCTTCAAGCCCGAAGCGTTCCGCACGGTGGAGGAGTCCTTCCGCCGGCTCGCCGCCGCCTACGATGTCGTGGTCATGGAGGGAGCGGGAAGCATCGCCGAAATCAACCTCAAGGCCCACGACATCACCAACCTGCGGGCCGCCGCCCTGGCCGCCGCGCCGGTGCTGCTGGTGGCCGACATCGACCGCGGCGGAGTCTTCGCCGCCATCGTCGGCACCCTGGAGCTGCTCGAACCGGCCGAGCGGGAGCGGATCGCCGGGGTGGTGATCAACAAGTTCCGGGGGGATCCGGACCTGCTGCGCCCGGGGATCGAGGCGGTGGAGGCCCGCACCGGAGTGCCGGTGCTGGGGGTGGTCCCCTGGCTCGATCTGCGGCTCCCCGAAGAGGACTCGGTGCCCCTCTCCCGCAAGGGGACCGGGTCACGGAAAAACGCCGTGCTCATCGGGGTGGTGCGCCTTCCCCGGATCTCCAACTACACCGATTTCGACCCCCTGGAGCAGGACCCGGGAGCGGAGCTGATCTATCTGGACGACCCCGGGCAGGTGGCCGGGTGCGATCTGCTGATCCTCCCCGGAACCAAGAGCACCCTCTCCGACATGGAGTTCCTGCGCGCCCGGGGGTTCTTCGCCGCCATCCGCGAACACCACGAGGCCGGGGGATGCGTCGTGGGGATCTGCGGCGGCTACCAGATGCTCGGAGGACGGGTCGCCGACCCCCTGGGGGTGGAGTCTTCCCCCAGCGAAGCCGAGGGCCTGGGGCTGCTGGATATCGCCACGGTGATGACCCCGGACAAGCAGACCCATCAGGCCGAAGGAATTCCCTTGCCGGCGGCCGGGGAGACCCCCCTGGGGGGGCTGGAGAAGGTGGCAGGCTACGAGATCCACATGGGGGAGACCGTTCTCGGCCCGGCGGCGCGGCCCCTGCTGCGCCTGACTATCCGCTCGGGAAACCGCGTCGATCTGGAGGATGGGGCGGTTTCCCCGGACGGCCGAATATGGGGCACCTATCTGCACGGGCTCTTCGACGATCCGTCCGTCCGCCGCGCGCTCGTGGACGATCTGCGCCGCCGGCGCGGACTGCCGCCGGCCCCGCCAGCCTCGGCCTCCACCCTGGAGGAAGAGTTGGATCGGCTGGCCGACCAT
- the cbiB gene encoding adenosylcobinamide-phosphate synthase CbiB, translating to MDLLIPAAFALDLLLGDPRWLPHPVVYIGACIKWLEGLLTEHVGSRRLAGVLLTALTLAATGAAASVFLYLAAEIDPLFGWAAALWLAFTTLALRSLHKESRAVVKLVEEGRPDEARQALALIVGRDTAGLSEEAVVKACIETVAENTSDGIVAPLFYLFLGGPVLAVLYKAANTLDSMVGYRNERYRELGWASARLDDLLNLIPARLTGVLMALAAWPLGLDPWGALKIMGRDARKPASPNAGFPEAAAAGALGVQLGGPASYFGKQVEKPVLGDPDRPVTVTAYRKMVRLMYLTSFLALALGVILTWLIR from the coding sequence ATGGATTTGCTGATCCCCGCCGCCTTCGCTCTCGACCTCCTTCTGGGAGATCCACGGTGGCTCCCGCATCCGGTCGTCTACATCGGCGCTTGCATCAAGTGGCTCGAAGGGCTGCTGACCGAACATGTCGGCAGCCGCCGTCTGGCAGGGGTACTCCTCACCGCCCTGACCCTTGCGGCAACCGGAGCCGCCGCTTCCGTTTTTCTGTACCTGGCGGCGGAGATCGATCCGCTTTTCGGCTGGGCCGCCGCCCTGTGGCTGGCCTTCACCACCCTGGCCCTGCGTTCCCTTCACAAGGAGAGCCGCGCCGTGGTGAAGCTGGTAGAGGAGGGACGACCGGACGAAGCGCGCCAGGCTCTCGCTCTCATCGTCGGTCGGGACACGGCCGGATTGAGCGAAGAGGCCGTCGTGAAAGCCTGCATCGAGACCGTGGCGGAGAATACCTCCGATGGGATTGTCGCGCCGCTCTTCTACCTCTTTCTCGGCGGGCCGGTGCTGGCTGTCCTGTACAAGGCGGCCAACACCCTCGACTCCATGGTCGGCTACCGCAACGAGCGCTATCGGGAACTCGGCTGGGCCTCGGCCCGTCTGGACGACCTGCTCAACCTCATCCCGGCCCGGCTCACCGGCGTCCTGATGGCGCTGGCCGCCTGGCCTCTGGGGCTCGATCCCTGGGGAGCTCTGAAGATTATGGGACGCGATGCCCGCAAACCCGCCAGCCCCAACGCCGGATTCCCCGAGGCCGCCGCCGCCGGGGCTCTCGGCGTCCAGTTGGGCGGTCCGGCTTCCTATTTCGGCAAGCAGGTGGAAAAACCGGTCCTGGGCGACCCCGACCGGCCGGTCACGGTGACTGCATACCGGAAGATGGTGCGCCTCATGTATCTGACTTCTTTTCTTGCTCTGGCCCTGGGGGTGATTCTGACATGGCTGATCCGGTAG
- the cobD gene encoding threonine-phosphate decarboxylase CobD — protein sequence MADPVDVRFAHGGAVAQAALELGRPPGEILDFSASINPLGMPREVLEAAREAMTHAVHYPEIDASSLVTALAAAHGLPAEHFLPGSGSTELLYLFPRVLRPRRALLVAPAFSEYERGLSQVGAAIDIFPLSADNGFHLDPCLLVRHLHPETDLVLLANPGNPTGAGIDPHVVESIARAVREQALVAVDEAFVDFCPQRSVLGAVGLHSNLYVFRSLTKFYAIPGLRAGYLAGPAAGIARLRAAKEPWTLSVPALVAAETCLGQEDYRQRTLETIPSLRKDLTRGLEDLGMTVFPSEANFLLVRLEEGEPPASRLAAELRGMGILIRDCSNFPSLDERYVRVAVRTQKENARLLQALSGVLQKDERSESKAGSF from the coding sequence ATGGCTGATCCGGTAGACGTTCGTTTCGCCCACGGCGGAGCGGTGGCTCAGGCGGCGCTGGAGCTCGGCAGGCCGCCCGGCGAAATCCTCGATTTTTCCGCCAGCATCAATCCGCTGGGGATGCCGCGGGAAGTCCTGGAAGCGGCCCGGGAGGCGATGACACACGCCGTTCATTACCCTGAGATCGACGCCTCCTCCTTAGTGACGGCGCTGGCAGCGGCGCATGGGTTGCCGGCAGAACATTTTCTCCCCGGCAGCGGCTCCACGGAGCTTCTCTATCTTTTTCCCCGGGTGTTGCGGCCCCGCCGAGCCCTGCTGGTGGCGCCCGCCTTCAGCGAGTACGAGCGCGGCCTGAGCCAGGTGGGCGCTGCGATCGACATATTCCCCCTTTCCGCCGACAACGGTTTCCACCTCGATCCCTGCCTGCTGGTGCGCCATCTCCATCCCGAAACCGACCTGGTGCTTCTGGCCAATCCCGGCAACCCGACCGGCGCCGGCATCGACCCCCATGTCGTCGAATCGATTGCCCGCGCGGTTCGCGAGCAGGCGCTGGTGGCCGTGGACGAGGCCTTCGTCGACTTCTGCCCTCAGCGGTCGGTCCTCGGCGCCGTGGGGCTCCACAGCAATCTCTATGTCTTTCGCTCTCTCACCAAGTTCTACGCCATCCCAGGCCTGCGTGCGGGCTACCTGGCCGGCCCGGCCGCCGGGATCGCCCGCCTGCGGGCCGCCAAAGAGCCGTGGACCCTCTCCGTTCCCGCCCTGGTCGCTGCCGAAACCTGTCTTGGCCAGGAGGACTATCGGCAAAGGACCCTGGAGACAATCCCCTCCTTGCGGAAAGATCTGACCCGGGGACTGGAAGACCTCGGAATGACGGTTTTCCCTTCGGAAGCCAACTTTCTCCTGGTGCGCCTGGAGGAGGGAGAACCGCCTGCTTCCCGCCTTGCGGCGGAGCTCAGGGGGATGGGAATTCTTATTCGAGACTGTTCCAATTTTCCGTCTCTGGATGAAAGATACGTGAGAGTGGCGGTGCGAACCCAGAAAGAGAATGCGCGGCTGCTGCAGGCACTGAGCGGAGTTCTTCAGAAGGATGAAAGGAGCGAAAGCAAAGCGGGCTCTTTTTGA